From Coraliomargarita parva, one genomic window encodes:
- the argA gene encoding amino-acid N-acetyltransferase: MSDNSTAESTIKPTDLRGILKYVPMFRDHIFVIALDGSLVAHENFQNVLLDIAVLRSLNIKIVLVHGIGQQLNALATQKGVTISNAHGEGLTDPATLSLATEASALVSLEIMQGLTRNGLRCATCNGVRSKEAGIVKGTDQQCSGVVDKLDITLFTRLLDGHTIPVVTPIAFSRNGAPLRINSDLLAADLASQLEASKLIYMTTQDGLIIDGEPLKNMPVAELKELLTEKIAEIPDRLLSKAQHAVRAIEAGTPRAHILDGRLFGALLNEIFDKVGIGTMVYSNEYQSIRPAVKADAYSIYNITRNGVKKEMLRDRSQESIEAAIDNFLVYEIDGSIVACVSLQAYENATVYEVGSVYVQPFYQNKGVGRKMIEYACGEASRRGAKRVLAMTTQANQFFTKICNFSEGSAADLPPARRKDYESNGRNSKVLYLDLEVDA; the protein is encoded by the coding sequence ATGAGCGACAACAGCACAGCTGAAAGCACGATCAAGCCCACCGATTTGCGGGGCATCTTGAAATATGTTCCCATGTTTCGGGACCATATCTTTGTGATCGCACTCGACGGCAGTCTGGTTGCCCATGAGAATTTCCAGAATGTGCTCCTCGACATCGCCGTTCTGCGCTCGCTGAACATCAAGATCGTCCTCGTTCATGGAATCGGCCAGCAACTCAATGCGCTGGCCACCCAAAAGGGCGTCACTATCAGCAATGCCCACGGCGAAGGACTCACCGACCCGGCGACTCTCTCGCTTGCAACCGAGGCCTCTGCCCTCGTCAGCCTCGAAATTATGCAAGGGCTCACGCGCAATGGTTTACGCTGCGCCACTTGCAACGGCGTGCGCAGCAAGGAAGCCGGCATTGTAAAAGGCACCGACCAGCAATGCAGCGGCGTCGTCGACAAACTCGACATCACACTCTTCACCCGCCTGCTCGACGGACATACGATCCCGGTCGTCACACCGATCGCATTCAGCCGTAACGGGGCCCCCCTGCGTATCAATTCTGATCTCCTCGCAGCAGACCTCGCATCGCAACTGGAAGCCTCCAAACTGATCTATATGACCACGCAGGATGGCTTGATCATCGACGGTGAACCGCTGAAGAACATGCCAGTTGCGGAACTAAAGGAGCTCCTGACCGAGAAGATCGCGGAGATTCCGGATCGCTTACTGAGCAAGGCGCAGCATGCGGTGCGTGCTATCGAGGCGGGCACACCGCGGGCACACATCCTCGACGGACGGCTCTTTGGCGCCCTGCTCAATGAAATCTTCGATAAGGTCGGTATCGGCACGATGGTCTACAGCAATGAGTACCAGTCGATCCGTCCGGCCGTGAAGGCCGACGCCTACTCCATCTACAACATCACCCGCAACGGCGTGAAAAAGGAGATGCTGCGCGACCGCTCACAGGAATCCATCGAAGCGGCCATCGACAACTTTCTGGTCTATGAGATTGATGGCAGCATCGTCGCTTGCGTCAGCCTGCAGGCCTACGAAAATGCCACGGTCTATGAGGTCGGCAGTGTCTATGTGCAGCCCTTTTACCAAAACAAGGGTGTTGGACGTAAGATGATTGAATACGCCTGCGGTGAAGCGTCCCGCCGGGGCGCCAAGCGCGTATTGGCCATGACCACGCAAGCCAACCAATTCTTTACCAAGATCTGCAACTTCAGTGAAGGAAGCGCCGCAGACCTCCCGCCGGCCAGACGCAAGGACTACGAAAGTAACGGACGGAACTCCAAAGTGCTCTACCTGGACCTCGAGGTCGACGCCTAG
- a CDS encoding transposase yields the protein MRRLKVSGCEAVYHCMTRTVNGESLFGEVEKEVLRKMLHQVADFCGVQVLTYCIMGNHFHVLLRVPDGESVGDAELMRRYRVLYPRPTKYQAASAVEMARQLAAGGEEAVAIRSKLLARMGDVSEYMKTVKQRFSVWFNRRHGRYGTLWSERFKSVLVEGKGNPLQTMAAYIDLNPVRAGLVSDPKDYRFCGYAEAVAGQVAAQRGLQFVWSGYVREVADALRQHRMLLFGKGSVPAKGVCIPREQAVQVLEQEQGKLPKASVLRCRVRYFTDGAILGSQDFVQGFAEAWQAQKRRKYPPRALALEGADWGDLAVINPLRRQVFS from the coding sequence ATGCGTCGATTGAAGGTGAGTGGTTGTGAGGCGGTGTATCACTGTATGACGCGTACGGTGAACGGTGAGAGTTTGTTTGGTGAGGTGGAGAAGGAGGTGCTGCGTAAGATGCTGCACCAGGTGGCTGATTTCTGCGGGGTGCAGGTGCTAACTTACTGCATCATGGGCAACCACTTCCATGTGTTGCTGCGTGTGCCGGATGGAGAGTCGGTGGGGGATGCGGAGCTGATGCGGCGGTATCGTGTGCTGTACCCGCGTCCGACGAAGTACCAGGCTGCTTCGGCGGTGGAGATGGCGCGGCAGCTGGCGGCGGGGGGCGAGGAGGCTGTGGCGATTCGTTCGAAGCTGCTGGCCCGGATGGGGGATGTTTCGGAGTACATGAAGACGGTGAAGCAGCGGTTTTCGGTGTGGTTCAACCGCCGGCACGGCCGCTACGGGACCTTGTGGTCGGAGCGCTTCAAGAGCGTGCTGGTGGAGGGAAAAGGCAATCCGCTGCAGACGATGGCGGCGTATATCGATTTGAATCCGGTGCGTGCCGGCCTGGTCTCGGATCCGAAGGACTACCGCTTCTGCGGGTATGCCGAGGCGGTGGCCGGTCAGGTGGCTGCGCAGCGGGGCCTGCAGTTTGTGTGGTCGGGCTACGTGCGGGAGGTGGCGGATGCGCTGCGCCAGCACCGGATGCTGCTCTTCGGCAAGGGCAGTGTGCCGGCCAAGGGGGTGTGCATTCCCCGGGAGCAGGCAGTCCAGGTACTGGAACAGGAGCAGGGCAAGCTGCCGAAGGCCTCGGTGCTGCGCTGCCGGGTGCGCTACTTTACTGACGGGGCCATCCTGGGCTCGCAGGACTTCGTGCAGGGCTTTGCCGAGGCCTGGCAGGCCCAAAAACGCAGGAAATACCCGCCCAGGGCACTCGCTCTGGAGGGGGCGGACTGGGGCGACCTTGCCGTGATCAATCCGCTACGCAGGCAGGTGTTCAGTTAG